One Citrobacter amalonaticus genomic window carries:
- the iscA gene encoding iron-sulfur cluster assembly protein IscA: MSITLSDSAAARVNTFLANRGKGFGLRLGVRTSGCSGMAYVLEFVDEPAAEDTVFEDKGVKVVVDGKSLQFLDGTQLDFVKEGLNEGFKFTNPNVKDECGCGESFHV, from the coding sequence ATGTCGATTACACTTAGCGACAGTGCAGCAGCGCGAGTAAATACCTTCCTGGCGAACCGCGGTAAAGGGTTTGGCCTGCGTCTGGGCGTGAGAACCTCCGGCTGCTCAGGTATGGCGTATGTACTGGAATTTGTTGATGAACCGGCGGCAGAAGACACCGTGTTTGAAGACAAAGGCGTTAAGGTCGTGGTCGACGGAAAAAGCCTGCAATTTCTGGACGGAACGCAGTTAGACTTCGTGAAAGAAGGTCTGAACGAAGGGTTTAAGTTCACGAACCCGAATGTGAAAGACGAGTGTGGTTGCGGCGAAAGCTTCCACGTGTAA